The region GCGGCAATGGAGACTGCCTGGACCAGAGGTAGCGGTGCGACAGAGAATTCCGTGGAGGCGACGACTTGTGCCTTCAAGTTTCCCGCGGGTTTTAGCATCGGATAATGATGCGGGCCGACCAGGATTTCGTCGGTCACTCCAAGCCAGTGTTGTTGAAAGGTGGACTGCAACTTGGCCACTAACGGCCCTTCAACTTTGACGTGAACTTCCCTCCATTCATGGGTCTTGTTGCCGTCACCCCGCCAGTCATCGCCAAATCCCACTCCTCCTGTGAATCCGATGTTGCCGTCAACAATCAGCAACCTTCGATGCGTGCGACGATTGATTCGGTCGAGCCGAATTGACCGGGCGGGATGATAATAATAGAACTGGCAGCCAGCCTGTTTTAGGCGGTCCACGTCAGAGTTGTTCAGCGACCATCCCGAGCCTACGCCGTCCACAATGATTCGCACCTCCACACCAGCCTTCGCTTTATCAATAAACGCCTGAATGAATTGATTGCCGACTTCGCCGGAATGAAAAATGAAGGCCTCGAAGTTGATGGTTTTTTGTGCTCCCTGGATCGCGCTCAAGAGCTCTGGGAAAATGCCATTGCCGTTGTGCAACAGTGTGATGCGATTTCCTTTGACCGGAATCGGGTCGGCTGAAGCATGGGCGGAACCAAAAAACTCAGGGTCGCGGACCGAAAAAGTATGCGAAGGGTGGTATTCGATGAGGTCCCGGCGAATGAAGAGGATCGCTGCGATACAGGCAACACCAGTCACCAACGCAAGAATCTCGAGCCAGCCTCGAACACTCAGTCTGCCAATCCGCCGTTTAAGAAGGGCGCGTGAGTTTTTCGTGATGATCTCCATGCATCTGAATCCGTTGCGACTGGATGCAATGGACGGCTATTTCATCGATTCGATCGCTGGTCTTACCATTTAGTCTGTGGAAGGGCATGGTCTTGGCGCGTCCAAAACCCACCATCTTCCTGCGCTCCACCTGATCTGAGGCCAGAGGCGAGAAAGATTCGTTATCTTGATCGTTACTCTCCCAAAGCTTTTCCATACCAATCCAGCATGTCTGGATCACGCTCACTGTCAGCGAGGGGTGCACCAAGTTGAGGTTCCTCGTCAAACTCGGGCCATGGAGCTCCTTCTGGCATCTGCTCCTTCACAATCAGATCCAGTCCATCTTCGGGATGCGGACCATTCCAAATTTTGTCGAGTTCACGATAGTCTTCCGGGCTCCAGCGATACATCACGCGATGCAAACCCTCTGCCTCATGTTTCATGGCTTCAGGAAATTTCTTGTTGGATACATAGGCCAATGACCGGAAAATTTTGTCGTGCCGGCGTGTGACCAGGTTTTCTGCTGTGGCTCTCAACGCATGGTGACCCTGGCCAGTTCGTCGTGATCCGTAAGGTCCAGTCGTAGAGGGGTAATCGAAATGAAACCCTCGTCCACGGCCCGACGATCGGTTCCTTCTTCGGCGCTTTCAAGTGGTGTGACAGTGCACCAGTAGATCGGACGGTGGAAGGGGTCCTCGCTGGGAATCACGGCGCCATCATACTGGCGAACCGATTGGCGGGTCCAACGGATTCCGCATGGTGATGCCGGAAAGTTGATGTTGAGAAGTTTGAAGGTGTGTTTCCGCAATACTAGCTCGAGCACTTCATCTACGTGTGGGGCGATTCTCTTAAAATCCTCTGGTTCATAGGTTCCACGCAGACTTAAAGCGATTCCCCGGATTCCTAAAAGCGATGCCTGCTTTGCAGCAGCCAGGGTGCCTGAATGCCACATGCTGTTGCCAAGGTTCGGCCCGAGATTGATGCCAGATAAAACCACATCCACTTTTTCCCAGTGATGGCATCCGAGTGCCACGCAGTCTGCGGGTGTTCCATTGACTTTGAATGCTTTGAAGTCGCCCACTTCGGCGACCCGGTATTGAAGAGGCCGTGAGTGAGTGATGGCATGTCCCATGGAAGATTGTTCAACGTCTGGGGCTACGATTCTAACTTCACCAAACTGCCTGGCCCGCTCTGCCAGAGCCCGGATGCCTGGGCTGTAGATTCCATCATCATTGACGATCACTATTCTCATATCGCTTGTCAAAGTGGGCTTGTTGATCTGCACAACCAGCGAAGGAGGTGGTTGCGAATTAGAATCGGTTCGCAGATTGAAACTGAGTGTAACATGAAGGCTATTGTTTATCACAATCCCACGGCGGGCGACGAGGATGTCAGCCACAAAGAGATGAAGGACGCTCTTCACGCAGTAGGTTGGACGGTGATTCGTTTCTGCACCGATGCGGATGATTTCCGGGAGTTGCTGGCGAGAGAGCCTGCGGATATGTTGGTGGTGTCCGGTGGGGATGGCACCATGAGGAGTGCGTTCCGTCAACTGGCGGGATTTTCCTCGACTCCGATCCTGATCCTTGCGCGAGGCACGGCGAACAACATTGCCCTCTCGCTCGGCATCGATCTTGACTGGGAAAAGAGGTTGTCTAAGATTGAAGGATATTCTCCGCAACCGTTTCACTTTGGGGAGGTGCAATACGGGCAGGGGCAGTGCCGGGATTTCTTTTTCGAAAGTGTCGGGGTTGGAGTTTTTGCCGACTATCTTCATCTCATAGAGAATGATCCAGATCGGGCGGATGAAATCGCTGGATCGGACGAGGATAAGGATTTTTCAAAAGATTATCGTGCGATGGCCCATCTTGCAGAAAGGGCGGGAGGGATCGATCTGGAGGTGATCATTGGAGAGGAGCACGTGATCAATCTTGATCCTGCCTTGTGGATGGAGGTGACCAATACTCAGACCATGGGGCCGAGGGTGAAATTCCTTGCCAAGGACGATCCGCAAGAACGCAAGGATCTGGCGATGGTTTATGCGTCTTGCAGCCATCGCGAAAAAATCATCTCCTGGCTGGAGGGTCAAGGGCAGGGAGACGTTCGGGAAACAGGTGCCATGGTGAAATTCGGCGGAACGTTTTTCTTCAGTGGTCAGATAAAGGCATTTCACATTGATGACGAAGTTCACGAAGGTGAAGAGGGGGTGCCAACAACCCTTCTGATCCGCCGATTTAACAAGCCGCTTTTTGTGCTTCGTTGACGGTAAGTCGAATTTGCGGTCGCGTCCAATGCGCCCAATCCCTCTGGTGTTACAACCAGGTCAGTCATGTTGAACGATTAATGTGAATCCTTCCTATCTTGACTCCTATGAATCCCTCCAAAAACCACGCGGTTGTGCGCACTTATGTCAATGACATGATCGCCGTTGAACGAGACATCTTCAATGCGATTTCCGGGCAGATCGCCGATGACAAGGTCAAAGTTCACACGGAGATCCATCGGATGTTGAGTGAAATCGCTGCCGAATCAGAGCAAAGGCTGGCGGCCAATGAGCAGCTGTCGGAGCGCCTTCATGGAAAGCTGGGTGCCGTCGTCAAAGAGGCAATTGCGGCCACAACCGGAGTGTTGGCGGGCATTTATGGGATGGTTCGCAAACACCCCGTTTCCAAGATGCTTCGCGATGATCATGTAGCGCTCAATCTGGCAGCCGTTGCCTACGGCATGTTATACACCACGGCGGTTGCCTTGGACGAGGATGATGTTGCCGCCGTGGCCTTGGAGAACCTCAATTCGCTCCCCCCAAGATTGATACTACTCTCCCGTGCGATTCCTTCCATAGTGGTCAAAGAGCTCAGTCATGATTACTCCACCAATTTTGATGCACCGGCGATTGCCACCCTAGCGATGGAGAAAGCCTGGATCAATGCTGAAGCGGGAGGCGTGCAGGGTAAATTCATTAACTGAAATTTTGATGATGTGAGCGCGTCTTTTTATGTTCAGACACTCAACGGATTTATCAATTTCGCTTCACTTTAGGGCATAAATTGAATCAGACGGGTGGTCGGTTGAGCAGATCTGCTAAGCCAATTGCCTGACTTTCGATGCCCGGGTGCCCACGGGCACCTCGTCGATCATGATGATGGTCGATTTCGAGTAGATTGCCACCGTTTCGCTTGAGGTAAGCATAAAATTCACCAGGTGCCTTTCTTCGCGATAAAAACACGCATCAAGGAAGACTGCTTCGCCACTGGTCAAAATGATTTTATAGGTTTTCATACCAACAAGTTGCTAAGTTGCCTGCTAACCTAGGATGAATTTTAATCAGCTTCGGAAGATGGCAATCAGAAATCCCACGTTTGGGTGGAGTTTCATCACCATTGCTGTGCATGCGAACAAATGACTAAGCCTTATGGTGATGGCGTGAACGCTTTAGGTTGCGGGCTGCCCTCACTTTCGATCGGGCTGTCGTTCCATTGCCCTATTTCACGGATCACACCTCTTTGGCCATCATCCAAACAGCCATCGCCATCATCATCAAGTTCTCAGTCAAGGAGATGAAGCCAAGGGGAACATTGCTGCCTCCACCGACGCATGAGCATTTTAGATCCCGCTTCTCGATATAGACGGCTTTGAAGACGGAGATGGCTCCGACGGTGCTGACGAGGAGGGCGGCGGGTGCGACAATCCAGGCGGCGATGCCTGCGATCATGAGGATGCCGGCACCGGCTTCCACGATGGCATAGACATACGCATAGGGAACGTAACGTTGCGCGATGAGATCATACTGGACGAAACCGGTGGCGAAGGAGAGCAGATCCTGAAGTTTCAGGACGCCGAGAATGCACATGCTGAAGGCGATGAAAAGCTCCAAGGTGCGAATGACCGAAAGCAGGCCTTGTTCCATCCAGTTGGTGCTGAGAGCCATGAGGAAGGCAACGGCAAAGACGGCCAGCACCGGCTGGTAGGTTTCGCCGGTTTTTGGATCGGGACCTTTGCCCAGATGCTCACGCAATGCGTCGTATCCGCCAATGTTTTTGTCCTCGATGAAGATTTGCGGTGTCTCGTCGTAGCCGTGCTTCTTCTTGTAGGCTTCATTGGCCTGCTGGCTTTCCAGGTGATGATCTTCAACATCGTAACCGTTTCTTTTGAGGAGGTCCTTGGCTTTGATGCCCCATGGGCACAGGTGATCAGGGGTGACCATTCGGTAGACGGTGGCTTTCTTGTTCATCGGGTTTTGGTCGCTTGAAGGATCGGGCAACGATGTCTTTGGCTGGCAGGGCAAAGGCAATTTAAATTGGAAGGATTGGATGGTGAGGGGAATTTTGACTGGCGGACCGAATTTCGGGATGGATTGCTGGGTGATTAGAGGTGAAAGCGTGGATTGCGGGTGATTTTTGTATGATTCCTGCTGGTTGATGAGCGCAAATAATGGGTGCGCAAGCGGCCAACGTGGTTAGGATTGTGCCAACAACTCATGCTTGTAGAAACTCGTGTTACCCTCCTGCATCGGATTGCTGATCCTGCTGACCAGCGGGCTTGGGAGGAGTTTGTGTGTTTGTATGCGCCGCTGATTTTTGCGTTTGCTTCGCGTCGGGGACTGCAACATGCGGATGCGTCGGACATCACGCAGGAGGTGCTTTCGGCGGTGACAAAGGCGATTCAAGGGTTCGAATATGATCGGACGAAGGGGACGTTTCGGTCGTGGCTTTATACCATCGTGAGACGCAAGATGGCGGGGTATTTTGATCGGCATGCGAAGACGAGTCGCAACAATGTGGACTCGGGACAGGAACTGCTGGAGCAGCAATGTGCGGTGGCGGAGGATGAGGCGCATTGGGATCTGGAGTTTCGTCGCCACATTTTTCAACAGGCCACGGAGCGGGCACGCGGGGAGTTTTCTGAGAAGGTGTGGCAGGTGTTTGTGCTTACCGCGCTGGAGGGGAGGCCGGTGAATGAGGTGGGGGAACAGTTGCAAATGAGGCCGGGGGCGGTGTATGTGGCGAGGCATCGGGTGATCCGCCGGCTGCATGACATCGTCAGTTCGTTGACGGAGGAACCGGCAGCTTTCACGACATGAAAGACGACGAAATGTTGCTGGCTTTGCTGGACGGCTCATTGCCTGAGGAGCAGGAGGAGCAGCTGGTGCGTGAGATGGAATCGGATCCGCAGTTGCGTGAGCGGTTGGCGCAATTGTCGGGAGAAAGTTTGTTGAAGGAGGATTTATCGGCAGGAATGCCGGAGGCTCTGCCGGTGGATGCGGAGATGATGAGGGCGGCAGTTAAAGCAGTGAGTGTGGCGCGTGGAACTTCTTCGCCGGGGCCGGTCGTGGATTTGGAGATGCCGGGGAGTCTGGGTGGGTTCACGGTTTTGGAACGGATTGCCCAGGGAGGGATGGCAACGGTTTATCGTGCGCAGGATGAGTCACTGGGGCGGGAGGTGGCGCTCAAGGTGCTTTATTCGAGCTCGGCAGCGCCGCTGATGACGGAACGTTTTTTCCGAGAGGCGCGCACGATGGCGGAAATCAATCATCCGCATGTTTTGCCCATTCATCAAGTGGTGGGCGAAGGGGGAAGGGTTTGCATGGTGATGCATTTTGCCCAGGGCGGGAGTGTGCAGGACCGGCTCGATGCGTTGGGTGGCAAACCCCTGCCGACGGAGGAACTGGTGCGTCTGGGGGTTGCGGTGGCGGATGCGTTGGTGGCGGTGCATGCACGGGGGTTGGTGCATCGGGATGTAAAACCCTCCAACATCTTGCTGGGCAAGGGGGAGGATGAAATCTGGCTGGCGGATTTCGGTTTGGTGCGAGATGGGCAGCAGCTTTCGCTGACCCGGTCGCACATGTTTGTAGGAACGCCGGAGTTCATGTCGCCGGAGCAGGCGGCGGGGGTGGAGGTGGATTATCGCAGTGATCTTTACAGCTTCGGTGCGGTGCTTTACACAATGGCGACAGGTCGGGTGCCTTTCTCTGAGACTGACTTCGATGAACTGCGCCGACTGGTGCGGGAGGAACGTCCGCTGCCGCTGAGCGTGTGTGCTCCTGAGCTGCCGGTGTGGCTGCGAAATTTGATTGAGTCGCTGTTGGTGAAGGATCGGGAGCATCGACTTGAAAACGCGGCGACGTTGTTGCAGACATTGAAGACTTCAACGGATCGTGGTTCGGCTCCCAGTCGTTGGTTGTGGGGTCGCAAGGCGCGGCGGCAATGGCTGTTAAAAAAAGTGGGCCGCGCGGTGGCCGGGTTGCTGGCGGGGATAATGGCGGTGCTGGTCGGAACCGAGCAGACGGGTCGCACGGAACTGGTCAATCAATACCTGGCGGCGCATGGTGGTCAGCCGTTTTGGATCGCGGGTGACTGGGGGACTTATGCAAATCTGGAGTCGGCAGTGAACGCGGCACAGCTTCGTGGTGGGGCGGTGGAGATCGCCATTCACAGCAATGCGACGTTACGTTTCGGTCATTTGAGCATCACTGAGCCTTTGACACTGCGGGCCACAAGAGGCCGGCGTCCGACGCTCTCGGCTGAAGAGAAGGGGGTGCTGCCATTGGATCGGGGACACATTGAATTGAGGGCTCCTCTGACGTTGAAGAATCTCACGATCCATCAGCGTGCAGAGCACTTTTACTTGCGTCCGATGTTTGTGGTGCAGAACACGGAGCTAAGCTTGCAACACTGCCGATTGGTGCGTTCATCCAGGCCCTACAGTGCAGAACGATCAATTGAATGGGGAGTGATCAGTGGGGTTGGATCGTGTCGAATCACGCTTCAGAACACGGAGTGTGTGGCATTCGGATCTCCGGCCATCATGCTGAAGGGTAATGGCGTTCGTGCGGACTCAAAACCAGAGGTGAAGCTGCGCAATTCGCGGATTTTTGGAAGGTTTTTGTCGTTGCGAGGACAAGCGGTGGACGGGCACCTGGAGGCGGATCGCAGTGTGTTGTCGAGCATTGGATTGATCGAGCACTACGCGCCGGACAGTCGCCTGCGGGCCACATGGAAATCGTGTCAGTTGCGCACGATTCGATATTTTGTCCGGACGCCTGACATGCATGGTGAGAATGGCCAGCCATGGTTGCAGTGGTGGGGGGAGAACAACCTCATCAGCAACAT is a window of Phragmitibacter flavus DNA encoding:
- a CDS encoding phospholipase D-like domain-containing protein; the protein is MEIITKNSRALLKRRIGRLSVRGWLEILALVTGVACIAAILFIRRDLIEYHPSHTFSVRDPEFFGSAHASADPIPVKGNRITLLHNGNGIFPELLSAIQGAQKTINFEAFIFHSGEVGNQFIQAFIDKAKAGVEVRIIVDGVGSGWSLNNSDVDRLKQAGCQFYYYHPARSIRLDRINRRTHRRLLIVDGNIGFTGGVGFGDDWRGDGNKTHEWREVHVKVEGPLVAKLQSTFQQHWLGVTDEILVGPHHYPMLKPAGNLKAQVVASTEFSVAPLPLVQAVSIAAAEKTIYITNPYCTPTDDQIQLLNEAVKRGVDVRLLLPGVKNDQPATKAAGRTAYGKLLQGGVKIFEFKPTMIHSKTMVVDGMFSILGTSNLDSRSSQINEEVDLTVYDESFGKEMEQVFLKDLEQAGPYTYDDFKKRSLWDRFTEWLTWPLSSQL
- the surE gene encoding 5'/3'-nucleotidase SurE, which codes for MRIVIVNDDGIYSPGIRALAERARQFGEVRIVAPDVEQSSMGHAITHSRPLQYRVAEVGDFKAFKVNGTPADCVALGCHHWEKVDVVLSGINLGPNLGNSMWHSGTLAAAKQASLLGIRGIALSLRGTYEPEDFKRIAPHVDEVLELVLRKHTFKLLNINFPASPCGIRWTRQSVRQYDGAVIPSEDPFHRPIYWCTVTPLESAEEGTDRRAVDEGFISITPLRLDLTDHDELARVTMR
- a CDS encoding diacylglycerol/lipid kinase family protein, translated to MFNVWGYDSNFTKLPGPLCQSPDAWAVDSIIIDDHYSHIACQSGLVDLHNQRRRWLRIRIGSQIETECNMKAIVYHNPTAGDEDVSHKEMKDALHAVGWTVIRFCTDADDFRELLAREPADMLVVSGGDGTMRSAFRQLAGFSSTPILILARGTANNIALSLGIDLDWEKRLSKIEGYSPQPFHFGEVQYGQGQCRDFFFESVGVGVFADYLHLIENDPDRADEIAGSDEDKDFSKDYRAMAHLAERAGGIDLEVIIGEEHVINLDPALWMEVTNTQTMGPRVKFLAKDDPQERKDLAMVYASCSHREKIISWLEGQGQGDVRETGAMVKFGGTFFFSGQIKAFHIDDEVHEGEEGVPTTLLIRRFNKPLFVLR
- a CDS encoding glutaredoxin family protein, with the translated sequence MNKKATVYRMVTPDHLCPWGIKAKDLLKRNGYDVEDHHLESQQANEAYKKKHGYDETPQIFIEDKNIGGYDALREHLGKGPDPKTGETYQPVLAVFAVAFLMALSTNWMEQGLLSVIRTLELFIAFSMCILGVLKLQDLLSFATGFVQYDLIAQRYVPYAYVYAIVEAGAGILMIAGIAAWIVAPAALLVSTVGAISVFKAVYIEKRDLKCSCVGGGSNVPLGFISLTENLMMMAMAVWMMAKEV
- a CDS encoding RNA polymerase sigma factor — protein: MLVETRVTLLHRIADPADQRAWEEFVCLYAPLIFAFASRRGLQHADASDITQEVLSAVTKAIQGFEYDRTKGTFRSWLYTIVRRKMAGYFDRHAKTSRNNVDSGQELLEQQCAVAEDEAHWDLEFRRHIFQQATERARGEFSEKVWQVFVLTALEGRPVNEVGEQLQMRPGAVYVARHRVIRRLHDIVSSLTEEPAAFTT
- a CDS encoding serine/threonine-protein kinase — its product is MKDDEMLLALLDGSLPEEQEEQLVREMESDPQLRERLAQLSGESLLKEDLSAGMPEALPVDAEMMRAAVKAVSVARGTSSPGPVVDLEMPGSLGGFTVLERIAQGGMATVYRAQDESLGREVALKVLYSSSAAPLMTERFFREARTMAEINHPHVLPIHQVVGEGGRVCMVMHFAQGGSVQDRLDALGGKPLPTEELVRLGVAVADALVAVHARGLVHRDVKPSNILLGKGEDEIWLADFGLVRDGQQLSLTRSHMFVGTPEFMSPEQAAGVEVDYRSDLYSFGAVLYTMATGRVPFSETDFDELRRLVREERPLPLSVCAPELPVWLRNLIESLLVKDREHRLENAATLLQTLKTSTDRGSAPSRWLWGRKARRQWLLKKVGRAVAGLLAGIMAVLVGTEQTGRTELVNQYLAAHGGQPFWIAGDWGTYANLESAVNAAQLRGGAVEIAIHSNATLRFGHLSITEPLTLRATRGRRPTLSAEEKGVLPLDRGHIELRAPLTLKNLTIHQRAEHFYLRPMFVVQNTELSLQHCRLVRSSRPYSAERSIEWGVISGVGSCRITLQNTECVAFGSPAIMLKGNGVRADSKPEVKLRNSRIFGRFLSLRGQAVDGHLEADRSVLSSIGLIEHYAPDSRLRATWKSCQLRTIRYFVRTPDMHGENGQPWLQWWGENNLISNMGPYIQMDNGDLETFEDWQGYVIEGGGQCVDSLVVPTKKSDLVQINDARIFAGESYVVEDPRLVYGHQAPELVPLREIGPPVRVSR